Part of the Kitasatospora sp. NBC_00374 genome is shown below.
TGGCGATGTTAGCCAGGGGAGCGATTAGGATGTCGCCGAATTGAGGGAACTCCTCGACCTCTTCGACGGTGATGCGGCGGACCAGCGACGGATCAGGGAGATGCCGGACGTTACTGTGGCGGTCTTCCTCCCGGACGAGGACGCATACGCGGTGGGAGAGCCCCTTCGCCTTGGCCAGGCCAGTTGCGATGTGGCCGCACTGTTCGTAGCTGTTGGCTGTGAGGATCACGCGGGCGCGGGTCTTGTCCGTCTTGGCCAGGCGCGCGAGTTTCCGCGACAGCTTTGTCTCGTACAGGCGTTCGCCGATTTCGCGCAAAGCGTCGGGCTTGTCGGAGGGGAACTGGCCGGCGATTGGGATACGTTCCCCGGCCCTTCGGTGGCCGGTCCCGTAGACGACGGCCGAGGACTCGACCAGGATGGATTCTTCCTGGGCATCGGTCATCCACCACATCACGGGGGCGTGGACGTGCTCCTTGACCGCTTGGGGGAAGTAGGCCGTGGCGGAGAGCCCGAAGACGGGCCGCTCCACTCCGGCGGTGATCAGCGAGACCAGTCCGCCGAGTTCCGACACGTAGGTGTGCGGGTCGCCGGCCATGTGCTGTGCGGAGAGTTTGGCGTCCTTCTCCGGATTCTTCATGCCGGTGACCCGGTATCCGTTGATCGGCCTGCCGATCGTTCCGTGCGGGAGCACGTCGGCGATGCCGCCGGAGCGCATGGAGTCGATGATGCGGTTGGCGGTGAGCAAGCCAGAGTGGCGCAGGGACTGGGTGGTGTCGCGCAGTCCGGCCAGAGAGCTGTCCAGTTCGCTCATCAGCGTGCGAATGAGGAGGTGATCGATGGCCCGGTTTCGTGCGCGGCCGTCGCTGATCACCGGGACGAGTGCCTCGTGGAGCCTGAGCTTGAGCGCGTCGCGCTGGTTGATGCCGCGCGGGGAGACGACGGTTCCCAGGATCCTGCTGACCCGTTCCCACTCTGGGTCCAGAAGCATGGGTGCGGACTCCGTCTCGTCGTCTTCGCTGACGGCGGGGGCCGGTACTAGGGCGTTGAGCCGGTCGATGGCCTCGCAGGGAAGCGGCTGGCCGTCGCTGACCTGGTACTCGGGGAACAGGAGGCCGATGAGCTCGCGATCCTTGGAGCGGGGCAGGCGCCACCCCTCGTAGTCGTATTCGTGACGAAGCCGCGGGACTCTGGCGTCGTCGTGATGGTTGAGCCGGAATGCCTTGGTGCACAGTCCGGTCAGCAGGGACTCGGCCATGAGTCGGACGTGGCTGACCGGTTCGATGAGCTGGTCCTCGAACCGTAGGGGAAGATGCTTGGCTGCGGTGTCCAGGACCTGCGGTTCCGCGGTCCACGGTTGCCGGGAATGCAGGTCGACCGTGGTGGCGCACCGGTCGACAGCGACGGCTTGGAAGGCATCGATCTCGTCGATGATGACGAAGTCGCTGGCACGGAGCACGAATTCGCGGACGGTGACGGCATGGACCGGGCGGCCGTCGATCCGGATGCCCACCCGCATAGTGCCCTGGATGAAGTTGTGGTGGTTGGTGACGATCACCGTGGCGTCAGCGGCCTGGTAGGCGGGCGTGAACTTGCCGCAGGTCGGGATCCAGGGGCAGGCCAGCATCTCCCTGCCGCCGCGCAGGCTCAGGCAGTTCTCCTTGCCGGGACGGTAGATGCCGGCGGAGTCGAGCCAGTGCTGCTGTGCGCACCCGTAGGCGAGGTGGTCGACGTCTCGGCGGCCTCGCTTGCCCCAATCGCCGGGGGCGTCGGGGTCTTCCTTGACAAGGGAAGCATGCTTGAGGGCCCGCTCGTGCCGCGAGGACGGCGACATCAGCGGGGCGCATGTCGCCAGGTGTTCGGTCTTGCCCGCCTGGTGCAGGATCTCGAGATCATGGCTGATGTCCCAGACTGAGGCGAGAGTCGCCTTGACGTCAGGGACAAGGAGGGTGACTCGATAGTCGTTGAGCGCGGCCCACGAGCCCAGGAGACGCACCAGCACGGACTTCCCGGTCCCGGTGGGCGCGTGGAAGATCTGGGTCCGGCCGGCCAGGAGGTCGAGGACGTCGACGGTGTCGGTGTCGCGGGCCTTGACCCGGCCGAGCAGCCCCGTCAGCACCTTGTACAGCCAGGGGCCCGCCTCGGTGTCCTCGTACTGGGTGTCCAGGATCTGCGCGATGTCCTTGAGTTCCTGGACGGTGACCCGGACTGTGTCGAGAGCGGGCCGGGTGGTGAGGTCCGGCAGCGAGTCGTGGCCGAGTGGCCGGGTGAAAGCGGGGAAGCGGGGGATGGTGACGCGCCCATGGACGATCTCGTTGCCCTCGGTGCGTTCACTCGTCTCGTACGTCTGGCCCGGTGCGGCGAAGTCGTGGGGCTTGCGCCGGTTGCTCGGCCGCCGGAACGGCGCGAGAACGCTCTTGGCGTAGCCGAGATAGTCACCTCCCAGGAGGGGGTAGGCCGCGGTGGCGGTGAGGGGATCGCCGGCCAGGGTGAACAACTGGAGTGTTGTCTCCTCGTCCTCCTCGTCGCCAGTGCTCATGGCCCCGAGGAGGATCCGTGCGGCGGACGCGAACCGCTTCTCGTCGGCGAGGTCGGGATTGCTGAGCTTCATCACCTCGGCCACGAGCAGCCGTTCCTCGCTGCTCAGCTCGTTCCACCTCTCCCACGCCTGCGGTTTGCAGCTGGCGAAGAATGCCGCGTGGTGGAACGAAGCCAGAGGCTTGCCGTTGTCGTCCTGCTGCGGGAAGTAGTGGGAGGCAAGGGCCAGCGCGGCACGGACGAAGGTGCCCTTGGCGGTCATCTGGCTCATGCCCACACCACCCCGGCGCTCCGGCAGACCATCTGGGCGAAGTCGGTCATGGTCACGGCCTTCATTCCGTACTTGTGGCAGGTCACGGTCAGCAGCGGGATCTGGTCGGCCCGGTGGTCGGGAACGACGAGCCATTCAGCTCCACCCTTGTCGCCCTCGTTGCGGTGCAGGCTCTCGGCCAGGACGCGGCCGTGGGTGTAGTCCTTCACGTCTACGGTGAAGACGTGAGTTCGCCCGTCTGGGCCCTTGACCTCGATGCGGTGGTCGTACGCATCGCTCATCGGCCAGAGCTTCACGGCCTCGTCCACATCTGCCTGCCTGGCGGCCAGCCGCTCCCGCAGAACTGTGTGCAGACGCAGCTCGTGCAGACCGGGCACACAGGTGTAGCGCCACACGCCGCGTTTGAGGGCCACATGCCCCTCAACCGGCTTCGCCTCCGGCTGGGCTGTCGTGTGCAATGCGAGTGCCGCCTGGTGCGGGGCGGGGGTGTCGGGGCTGTCAGGGTGCAGCTGCGGCGGTTCTCCGGACGTGGGCCAGAACATGAAGCTGGCTCCGGTATCGGCGTGACGGCCGTAGAGGCAGGCGACGCGGTAGTACTCGCGGCCCGCGCTCATCCGCTTGCTGACCTTCATGGGCCACTTGCACACCGTGCAGGGGAACCACCAGGTGCGGTAGATGGCGTGGTAAGGGATCGCCTCGTAGTAGCCGATCGCGTTCAGGGGCAGACCGCGCTTGCTCAGCTCCGCAGTCGTGCCAGCAGGGCATTCCACCAGCGTGGCGCGGTCCTTGACGTACTGGGCGTCACCGCGACCCTTGAGGATCTCGTACATCTGATCCTGGTCGATCTCGTCCTGGAGCTGCTCCTCGGTGAACCGCATGCGGCCGATCCGCCGGAGCCGCTTCAAGATCCGGTGCAGCTGGGAGGTCTCCCACTGCAGGTCGAAGGCGTTGCCGGTGACGCAGCCCTCCGCGTCGACGACGGGGAAGTCGAGATCGTCGAAACCGGACCGGTCCAGCCACGGCGGGAGCAGGCCCTCGATGGGGCCGCGCAGTTTCCGGCGGAACTCGCCGAACGACAGCGGCACTCCAGGACCGTACGCGGCGAGCAAGTCCCCGTGGTACCGCATCAGCTTCTCGGCCCGGTGCCTCGGGCTCAGGTCCGGGGCGGTGATCGTCTGACAGGCTTTGATGAAGGTGAAGTTGATCAGACGGAACGCCTCGAAATGGGAGAACGTCAGACCGTCATCGTCGGCATGGGTCGTCACGGAAGACGACCGTAGAGCACAGGTCTGACAAATGGCCCCGGGACGGCCTAGGACTGCCCGAAATGACTATGCGGCGGAGACGCCGCAGGCGGGTACATCTCCGCGTAGACGTGCAGGTAGATGGCAATGTGCTGCAGCCCGAGCACGGTGGCGTGCCACCGGTAGTCGAGGACATGCGTATCGCCAGGCGCCATCCGGGGGCGCAGTTCGATGAAGCCTCTGCTGGGATGCGCTTGGGGCTTCGGCCGGTAGCCGACGGCGAGGTAGAACAGGGACTTGCCCGTCAGTTCGCTCTCGTGGAGACCTTCCGGACCGGCAGCGGAGACACGCAGCAGAACGCCCCACAGCCATTCGGACAGCAGATGTGTGGGTGGCGTCGGCTCGACGGGCTCTCCGAGCCCAGCACGGGCGCAGCCGCGGCCGCGGCGAGTGATTTCCACCAGGGTGCGGTCCACCTCGCCGACTCCGGGGACCTCCACGCGGTCCTTGGCCACCTTGATCAGTCCCAGCCGCTCCAACGAGCGGAGGGTTGCCCCAGCGCCTTGATCGTGGACACCAGCGCTCCGCAGGCGCTGCTGAAGGCGCGTGTGACCGACTACTTCGGCGGGCGCATCGAGCGCGAACGGCAGCTTCCGCCACTGCGTGGCCGGCGGAATGCCGACCTGGTTCTGACGGCGCATCCACATCTCGGCCTCGGTCATCTGATCATCCCGCAGGATCTCACCAAGGTAGACCCGCTGCCGATCGTTCAGGCCCGTCCAGCCCTCGACCGCTGATGCCGGCGGACCGTGGCGCTCGCGTTCGGGCAGACGCGGGGGCTCGTCTGCTGGCCGCGTACGCATCCAGGCATCCATGATCATGCGGACCGGCACCTCGTACACGGCCGCCAGCTGCTGCACCAGTCGGCCTGTGTGCTCTGGCTTCCTCCAGTTCCAGCCGGACACCTGACGGTTCCGCTCCAGGCTGCGGATCTTGTGTGCGTCCACGAACAGGTCGCGGCCCACGGCAGTAGTGCGAAGTCGGGTGGCGACCTGCTCAGCGGTGAGACCAGCGCCGTACCGGAGGTCAACCAGAGTCTCGGCTCCGCTGGGCGTGCCCGTGAGGTCGGCGGTGGCGCAGTCGAGGGCATCAGCGAGACGCCGCACGTTTCTGGCTTCAGGCACGTACCTGCCCTCCTCCCAGTACACGATCACGCGATACGTGACCCCCACGCGGTCGGCAAGTTCCTGCGAAGTGAGCCCAGCCTGCTCACGCAGCGCCCGGATCTTGGTGTGCTCAACGGCCAGCAGACGCCTCGGCATACCCGCTAGAAAAGCCCACTGAAGACTTCATGGCAACTCTTTTGGCGCCGAACGGGTACTCAGCCTCCGCGCCTGTCCGCTCTGGGAAGGGGCGGACATATCCGACGACCACAATCCGACCAACAACATCGCCTGCCAAGCCCTGACCTGGGCGGCCCCCTCTACTTGCGCCGGCAAGTGCGCTCGTCGTCGACACGTTCGGTCTCGCCGTGTCGGCGGGATGGGGCAGGCTGGTGTCATGAGCTACGCGGTCACCGTGGACACCAGCCGGCCCGAAGGCACCCCTGAACTCGACCCGCTGCAGCGAACGGGCGTCATCCATCTCCTGCGCGAGGGGCTCGACGCGGTCGAAGCCATCGAGGGGAAGGAGGGCGAGATCGTCGAGATCGTCGACCACTTCATCGGCGTGCACCCCGAAGGTGCCCTGCTGAAGGTCTTCGTTGACGCGCCCTCCCTGGAGGATGCCGAGGCCGCCATCGAAGCCGTGATTGGCGAGATCCTGGAACACACTGAGACGCTCGCCGGCTGGTCCATCCAGAAGTGCGAGGTCGAGCTGCACCTCGACTCAGCCAAGGAGAGCCTGGAAGCGGCCGACAGCCCCGACGCGCCCGCATCCGATCCGGCCGTCCGTGCCGCCACGCACCGCAAGACCTCGCCAGACGCAGCGTCGCAGCCCGGACTGAGTGACGAGGACCGAGAGAGGATGCGGGCGACCCTGCGCGCGCTCGCGCCTCAACTCGCCGGCGTTGGCCTCGCGACCTTCGGGCACCTGACCGCGGAGGACATAGAGGACGAGGAGGAGTTCGACGAAGAGTTCAACGTGGCGAGCGCGGACGCCGAGCTCGCAGCCGGCGCGATCTTCTACTCCATCGACATCCTGCTGGATGAGCTCTTCGAGGACATCGAGACCCTCAGCGATAGTCCGAATGCCGCCCAGTGTGACGGCGGCCTGCTCCAACTCGAAGGGCTGCCGCCCCAGTTCGCTCACCTCTATACGCCGCTCTTCGCGCGTAAGCTGCTGGTCACCGCCGTGGACCTGACTGGCCGTCTGTGCCGACCGGACTTTTCGCAACTCAGTAGCGTCGCGGAAGAACTGCTGCTCCGGCTTCTCCTGGCGACCACCGAGGCGACCCTCGACATCCACGACCTGCTGGACGACGGAGTCCAGGAAGCGCTGGGCTCCTTCCGCGAGAACGCGTACGAGGACCTGCACTACGAATGGCTCTACGAGCCGGCCCTCGATGGGATCGGCCAGGACCCCGCCGCCGCGCTCCTCGGGGCAGCTCCGATGAGCGTGGACGACTGGTTCGCACCCTTCAACGCCAGCCGTCCGGTCCACCCTTACGCTGCTGGATCCGTCACCGATGAGGAGACTGGCGCGGAGTAGGGGGCGGGCCAGCGTTGTCGGGCTGGTGGGGCCGCGTGGTGAGTGCTGCGGGGGACCACCATCGACGCGCAAAACCACTGGTGGCGGGCGTGCCAAGAGTAGGGCCCTGCGGGCACATGGCCAGAGCTGGAGGCGCCGATCCTGGCCCGGGCGCCCGCGTCGCTGGCTGGACGACCACGTGGCTTCGGCTGACTGAGCCCGGGAACACCCTGCTGTAGGCCGCTTCAGCTGACGACAGTCCAGCCCCAGGGACGGGGTCCGTGGCGGCCTTGGAGGCAGGCGAGTCGGTAGTGGGCCTGGTCGCGGTGGCGGATCGGATCGGCGGCGGCGTGCTGGAGGGCGAAGCAGGTGACGCGGAGCTCGCGGATGTCGCGGAGAACGGGGTAACCAGCCCAGGTCGTCACGTCTGCGCCGTAGGCCACGCAGAACGCCGCGTACTCCTCCGTGGAGATGGAGCCGAAGCTGGTGTGGCCGACGGCCGTGACAGCCAGGTCCCACTCGGGCGGGCCGACGGAGGTGCGCTCGAAGTCCAGAAGGTAGGCCGTGGCGGTGGTGACGGCGGTGTTGCCACGCCAGGCGTCGCCGTGGATGACACTGGCTGGCTGGCCGGGCGGGAGGCTGGACCACGCGGCCTGGAGTTCTCCGAGGCGGCGGCGGAGCCACTCCCGCCGCTCGTCGTCGAGGGTGGCGGCTCCGTCGATGCGGTGGGCGAGGCGGACGAAGGGGTCGAGGCGTCCAAGCGGGAAGTCCGGGACGGGCAGCTCGTGGAGCTGGCGAAGGAGCGGGGCGAGGTCGGCTGCTGCGCCAGGGCGGTGGGGCGGGAGCTCGCGCCAGAAGGTGACGGGGTGGCCGTCGGCGTCGACGGGCTCGGACATCTGGTCGAACGGGCGCACGGCGGGGAGGCCACAGGTGTGCAGCCAGCGGGCGACTGCGAGTTCCCGTACGGCGGCGGTCCACTGGCCGGGGCGGGCGATGCGGGCGACGACCCCGTTGGGGAGCTTCCAGAGGGCATTCTCGCCGATGCGTATCGGTTCGGCCTGGTCCGCTGACAGGCCTGCTGCAGTGCAGGCCTTGAGCAGCAGAGCGTGGGAGGCATCGACGTTGGTCACAGGGCAACCGTAGAGGTGATCTGCTCGCGCAGGGCGCGGATGTCCGGAGCCGTGCGGTGACGGTGGGCGAGACGGCCTAGGTCGGCCAGTTCGTGATTGGCGCGGAGAGAGCGGAGCTGACTGACCTCGGCAAGGGCGACGCGGCCTTCGACGGCCGCCTGCGCCGGGTCCCCGGTGGCCATCCGCAGGGAGGCCAGTTTGGTGCGGGAGAAGGTGCGGGACCTGGCGAAGCTCTCGGTGTGGCCGTCGACAGCAGTCTGCAGCCGGTGGAGTGCCTCGCGCGGACTGTGGCCGGCGAGGGCGAGATCGAACAGGGCGTGGCCGGAGTCACCATGGTGCTGGGCATTGTCGTAATAGGCCATCCACGGACCTTCGTTCACGGAGACGATATTGGCGAACGCGTCGTCGGACGTCCCGATCGCGGCAAGGGTCTGCTGGGTGCGGCCCATCTTGGCCAGCGCCCGGGCCCGGGCGTTGTGCAGCATGGACTGTTCGGCCGGGGAGAGGCGGTCCGCGCGCGCGAGTCCCAGCTCGGCGAGGGTCAGACCTGAGTCCAGATCACCGCGCCAGATGGCCTGCCGGGAGCGCAGGTTGTAGGAGATCGCTCGCAGCGCCCAGTTGTCCACTTCCTCCGCGCAGACAGTGGCGAAGGAATAAAGGCGCTGGGCATCTTCGTGGGCGAAGGCGTCGAAGGCCGAGGCGCCGACGACGGTGGCCAGCCTGCCGACGGCGGTGAACAGCTCGGGCCTGAGCGGCGCCGGACAGGGAATGTTGAGCAGGCCTGCCGCCCAGCGCAGCTGGGCGAACGCGGTGTCGCGAACGACACCGCCTCCGCCGTAGAGATTGTCCCAGCTGCGCAGGGTGGTGGCAGCGGTGCGGATCTGCTCGATGTCCCCAGGGCGGACCACTGATGGGGCGGCGGTGGCAGGGGTCGCGCTTATCAGCTGGAGCAGAGGGCCGACGGCCAGGGCGGCAGTACTCGTCGCGGCAAGGAAGTTACGTCGTTCCATGGGACTCGGCTCGTTCCATTCGGGGGCGGACCGTAGCCCCTCCAGGGTGCCCGCCGTCCATGGCTTCGCGGGAGCAGCGACAGCCTCGCCGGGGGAGTTGTCCATTTCCCGGGACCCGCGTTCCGCGCAATTCGGGGCCACTGGAGCAACGACACGCCTCATGGCCTGCGACTTCACCGCTTCGGGCGCCGCAGGCCGTTTCTCTAGGACTCAGCGTTTCCGCAGGTGGCGGGACTTCCGGTTGTCACTTCTGGAGCACCCGAACGACAGCCTGTTGCGAGCCGAGTCGAGTGTCACGATAGAGCCCGGGCACCACGTGCCGCTTCTGGTCCGTCAACTTGCCCCATATTGTGGTGATTAAGCCGGACGGAAACGGTGCCATTGTTGGCTTGAGAGTGCGCCCGGCCACCTCGCTGACCTGCGCGTTTCTCTAGGCCTAGAGAAACGCCCCGGCGGCACGTCCATGAGCGTTATCGCAGGTCATGGCCCAGATGCGCACTCTAGCGGCTCCGAATTGCGCGGAACGCAGGCGGGAGCGGTTGTCCATTTCAGCGTTCGCTAACGCGAGGCAGCGGCTGAGGACGCCGCCGGTGTCCAACGCGGCATCCAGTGCGGCGGCATGGGTGGGGCGGCAAGGACGCTCGGCCTTCTCCATCTTGCTGACCAGGTCACCGCTGATGTGGACGAGCGCGCCGAGCTGATTTTGGGTCAGACCGCGGAGCGAGCGCCAGTGCCGGATCTCCGCCCCGAGCCAGTGCGCGGCTGAGCGCGAAGGCTCGAGCGGCCGTGGCGGCCTGGGCATGTGGTCCCCCCGAATCGTCTGTAGTGGACAGCGGCCGCTGTCCTTTTGCCGGACTGGGCACGGTGTCTGCGCCCGGGCTGAATTGTTCCCGGGCGCTCTCGCTCCACTACATACCGCAACTTCCGCGGGACAGAGAGGGTTTCCGCGATTTGCGCGGGATCGAACGACGTCGGCGGCGACCGCTCAGATCCGAACCGCTTGGGAGGAGGTACCACCGTGCGAGACCGAAGAAGCCCTTGCGGCACTGACGCGGCGGTGATCTCGATCACAACTTGGGGGATTGGCGAACGGAGCCGGGACCAGCCCTTGCGGGTCTGTCTACGGATCGTGGCCCGGGTGAGGTTTCGACGCGGATTCCGCGCGGCCAACATCGATGACGAACCGCGGCTTCCGCCGCGGCCAGTGCTAGCAGGCAGCGTGCGGCGAGTCCGGCAGGAGGGAGGTGCACCTTGTCAGATCGAGAGACCACGTTCGGTGTAGGCCAGGTGATGGTGTTGACCTCGCTGGGCGACTGTCGCGTATCGGTCCCGGTGCTGAGTTGCCACCTGGCCGCAAGGCCGGCTGCCGTCGGTACGGCACGAGGTCG
Proteins encoded:
- a CDS encoding helix-turn-helix transcriptional regulator, with the translated sequence MPRRLLAVEHTKIRALREQAGLTSQELADRVGVTYRVIVYWEEGRYVPEARNVRRLADALDCATADLTGTPSGAETLVDLRYGAGLTAEQVATRLRTTAVGRDLFVDAHKIRSLERNRQVSGWNWRKPEHTGRLVQQLAAVYEVPVRMIMDAWMRTRPADEPPRLPERERHGPPASAVEGWTGLNDRQRVYLGEILRDDQMTEAEMWMRRQNQVGIPPATQWRKLPFALDAPAEVVGHTRLQQRLRSAGVHDQGAGATLRSLERLGLIKVAKDRVEVPGVGEVDRTLVEITRRGRGCARAGLGEPVEPTPPTHLLSEWLWGVLLRVSAAGPEGLHESELTGKSLFYLAVGYRPKPQAHPSRGFIELRPRMAPGDTHVLDYRWHATVLGLQHIAIYLHVYAEMYPPAASPPHSHFGQS
- a CDS encoding aminoglycoside phosphotransferase family protein, with product MTNVDASHALLLKACTAAGLSADQAEPIRIGENALWKLPNGVVARIARPGQWTAAVRELAVARWLHTCGLPAVRPFDQMSEPVDADGHPVTFWRELPPHRPGAAADLAPLLRQLHELPVPDFPLGRLDPFVRLAHRIDGAATLDDERREWLRRRLGELQAAWSSLPPGQPASVIHGDAWRGNTAVTTATAYLLDFERTSVGPPEWDLAVTAVGHTSFGSISTEEYAAFCVAYGADVTTWAGYPVLRDIRELRVTCFALQHAAADPIRHRDQAHYRLACLQGRHGPRPWGWTVVS
- a CDS encoding helix-turn-helix domain-containing protein, encoding MPRPPRPLEPSRSAAHWLGAEIRHWRSLRGLTQNQLGALVHISGDLVSKMEKAERPCRPTHAAALDAALDTGGVLSRCLALANAEMDNRSRLRSAQFGAARVRIWAMTCDNAHGRAAGAFL